In Nitrososphaerota archaeon, the genomic stretch ATCTCTAAATTTTTTATATCTTCAATCGATGCTATAGCTTTATCGACTAATTCTATATATCCACTTTCCGCCATATCTAATGCTATTTCTAATAATGTAATCGATGAAGTTACAGCTTGATACTTACCATTATTTATCTCTTCTAAAAATTTTCTTGATTTTTCATAAAAATTCTTTTCTTTATAAATAACATTTAAAAATATATTAGTGTCTAAATAATAAACACTCATATTTCTTTCCTAGTTTCCTTATCAATTTTTTCTCGCAATTTTCGAATAGTTTCAATACTTGATTTTTCTCTTGGAATTGGAAGCAAATTAGCTAAGGTTTCTACAGGATTTTGAATTCTTGGTCTTAATAAAATTCCAAATGGAAGCAATTCAGCTTTAATTTCAACCCCTTCATTTATACCGATTGCTTTTCTAAGTTTTTTAGGTATTACAATAACTCCTTTTTTTCCGACTTTTATAATTTCTTCCAATTTTTCTCAATATTGTTAGATAATTTAGATAAATTTAAACTTTTAAATGAAAAGTAAATTTAACAAATATTTTTTTAAAAAGAAAAGGTTTA encodes the following:
- a CDS encoding type II toxin-antitoxin system VapC family toxin; its protein translation is MSVYYLDTNIFLNVIYKEKNFYEKSRKFLEEINNGKYQAVTSSITLLEIALDMAESGYIELVDKAIASIEDIKNLEIVSLNKTMTKQAAIFVLRDNISIHDAYHLSTALQQKVKAFITRDEELQKKINRYIKTITPEEV
- a CDS encoding AbrB/MazE/SpoVT family DNA-binding domain-containing protein — its product is MEEIIKVGKKGVIVIPKKLRKAIGINEGVEIKAELLPFGILLRPRIQNPVETLANLLPIPREKSSIETIRKLREKIDKETRKEI